From a region of the Lactuca sativa cultivar Salinas chromosome 4, Lsat_Salinas_v11, whole genome shotgun sequence genome:
- the LOC111894492 gene encoding uncharacterized protein LOC111894492, with protein MEQTAAPPQPPPLSATTAATTATINTTTTTTHPDSVETSPRSRNNDCWAEENSLYPSNNGSTAAAAPGGSAKLRLMCSYGGHIVPRPHDKTLCYVGGDTRIVVVDRHTTLSDLTHRLAKTLLRSSISSTTASFTLKYQLPSEDLDSLISVTTDEDLENMIDEYERLNSSTDVNKSSRLRLFLFPSKPESVSSIGSLLESTNKSEDWFLNALNGTSSMFSDTSSVNCLLGLEDDVSIPEKKDANHKGVIGKHLRGNNSVQDIQSVPDSPMLETSSSFGSASSSPSLANLPPVRVNVDDQQKVGVGIEEQFSHMSIHQQQIKHQEDVSLLTAPAPAPVVITGAPIISKVAITDNQNRVLSEDEKSEQGFQLAYRKQQQQQQQQQHQHKQSIAFDLPSPGSVSSDGSITRRTPPVVYQDPVSQTQFSTNSNNNNRASEHIPSNIHDQNTRIQIQDSAYLISTPTTPTQVDQHQQHPQLHHHPQFIHTAIPPPQYIQHHQYPSGAVPMGSYYQMYPSHSQGQHHAPRPLDQHNFVYYMPPPNNQVPPPPSSLFTGARTVQPATKTESPAAMYRTASSGPGQQQRQLQPQPQYVGYPTPGGNFGYEFTDPSKHVYYATPQSASPSASAAQYQTMVSSLSVPSPVEAAASHLQTDNNLRTTSQP; from the exons ATGGAGCAAACCGCTGCTCCACCACAACCACCGCCTCTCTCCGCCACCACCGCTGCCACAACGGCAACCATCAACACCACTACCACTACTACACACCCGGACTCCGTAGAGACTTCCCCTCGTTCCCGCAACAATGATTGTTGGGCAGAAGAAAATTCGCTATACCCATCTAATAATGGTTCTACGGCTGCGGCGGCGCCGGGTGGGTCTGCTAAGCTCCGGTTGATGTGCAGCTACGGCGGCCACATAGTTCCTCGCCCTCACGACAAGACCTTGTGTTACGTCGGCGGAGATACACGCATCGTTGTCGTAGACCGCCACACTACTCTTTCAGACCTCACTCACCGTCTTGCCAAAACCCTCCTCCGATCCTCTATCTCATCCACGACAGCATCATTTACACTTAAATACCAACTACCTTCTGAAGACCTTGATTCATTGATCTCCGTTACCACCGATGAAGACTTGGAAAACATGATCGACGAATATGAGAGACTGAACTCGTCTACCGACGTTAACAAATCTTCACGGCTCCGATTGTTCTTGTTTCCGTCTAAACCAGAATCCGTTTCCTCAATCGGATCGCTTCTAGAGAGCACCAATAAATCAGAAGATTGGTTCCTCAACGCGCTCAACGGTACATCTTCGATGTTTTCCGATACTTCATCCGTGAATTGCTTGTTAGGTCTTGAAGATGACGTTTCGATCCCGGAGAAGAAGGATGCTAATCACAAAGGTGTGATCGGTAAGCATTTGAGAGGAAATAATTCGGTTCAGGATATTCAATCGGTGCCTGACTCTCCGATGTTGGAAACGTCATCATCGTTCGGGTCAGCCTCGTCATCCCCGTCACTGGCTAACTTGCCGCCGGTTAGAGTAAACGTGGATGATCAACAGAAGGTTGGAGTAGGAATCGAGGAGCAGTTTTCTCATATGAGTATACATCAACAGCAAATCAAACATCAAGAGGATGTGAGTTTGCTGACTGCGCCGGCACCGGCTCCGGTGGTGATTACCGGTGCGCCTATAATTTCCAAGGTCGCGATCACCGATAATCAGAATCGTGTGTTATCAGAAGATGAGAAATCAGAGCAGGGGTTTCAATTGGCCTATCGcaagcagcagcaacaacaacaacaacagcaacatcaGCATAAACAATCCATAGCTTTTGATTTGCCTTCCCCGGGTTCGGTTTCAAG TGATGGCAGTATAACACGAAGAACCCCGCCTGTGGTTTATCAAGATCCAGTTTCACAAACCCAATTTTCTACCaatagcaacaacaacaacagagcTTCTGAACACATTCCAAGCAATATTCATGATCAAAACACAAGAATTCAGATTCAAGATTCTGCTTATTTAATCTCAACTCCAACAACACCAACTCAAGTTGATCAACATCAACAGCATCCCCAATTGCACCACCATCCACAGTTCATTCATACTGCTATTCCACCACCACAGTACATCCAGCACCACCAATACCCATCCGGGGCAGTTCCGATGGGATCTTACTACCAGATGTACCCATCTCATTCCCAGGGCCAACATCATGCTCCTCGCCCACTTGATCAGCATAATTTTGTGTATTATATGCCTCCTCCTAATAATCAAGTCCCACCACCTCCATCTAGTTTATTCACCGGAGCAAGAACTGTCCAACCTGCAACTAAAACTGAATCTCCGGCAGCCATGTACAGAACAGCAAGCTCAGGGCCAGGTCAACAGCAACGTCAGCTTCAGCCTCAGCCTCAATATGTTGGGTACCCTACCCCTGGAGGTAATTTTGGTTATGAGTTTACTGATCCTTCAAAACATGTATACTATGCAACACCTCAATCTGCTTCTCCTTCTGCTTCTGCTGCACAATATCAAACCATGGTCTCAAGTTTGTCTGTTCCTTCTCCTGTTGAAGCTGCTGCTTCTCATCTTCAGACAGATAATAATTTGAGAACAACATCACAGCCTTGA